The nucleotide window GCCAGTCGGGACTGTTGACGCCTGTGATTGCAGCCGTTAATCTGGCCATGGTTTGAGGACGGTATTTCAGCAAGGAGGATGGCGAACATGCATGCATTCGAATTCGACATGACGACCAGGGTGGTATTCGGCGAGGGCGCCGTGGCCAAGGTCGGCGGGATCGCGGCGACCTTCGGGAAAAAGGCCCTGCTCGTGACATACGACGAGGACTTCGTGAAGAAAGTCGGCTTCTACCAGAAGGTGGCCGAGAGCTGCAAGGCAGCCGGCGTCACGCTGGTGAGCGCCTTCGGGGTAAAGAGCAACCCGACCGTCGAGCATGCAGCGGGCGTCATCGCCCTTGCCAGGAAGGAAAAGCCCGACGTGATCATCGCCCTCGGCGGCGGCAGCGCCATCGACGAGGCCAAGTTCATCGGCATTGCGGCCGGCTACGCCGGCGATCCCTGGGACTTCGCCACCGGGAAGGCCCCCATCACGACCACCCTGCCGGTGATAGCCGTGGTCACCATCCCGGCGACCAGTTCCGAGCTCAATGGCACCTCCGTCATGTCCTATGAGAAGATCCAGCGGAAGGACGGCTTCGCAAATCCGGTCATGCGCCCCAAATACGCGGTCCTCGACCCCGAGCTGACCTGGTCGATCCCGGTGAAGCAGACGGCCTACTCCGCGGCCGACATCGTCTCCCACCTGTTGGAAAGCTATCTCGGCCACGGCCTCGACTGGGCCCCAGTCCAGGATCACTACTGCCAGGGCGGGATCCGCACGATCATGGAGTGCATGGACCGCCTCCTGGCGGATCCCAAGGACAAGGAAGCCCGGGCCCAGATGATGTGGACCGCCTCCTACGCCTGGAACGGCTTCTATCCTTGCGGCCTCGGCCCCGCCGACGCGACCATCCACGTGCTCGGCCACTCCCTGAGCAATTTCTACGACACTCCCCACGGCGCCGCCATGTCGGTGACCATTCCCGCGACCATGCGCTATTTCCTCACCACCAAGACGAAACGCCTGGCGGGCATTGCCCGCGAGGTGTTCGCCGTCCGCGAGGCCGACGACATGGCCGCGGCCAAGGCCGGCGTCGCCGCCATCGTCGCCTGGTTCAAGAAGATCGGGACACCCACCACCCTCGCCGAAGCGGGGATC belongs to Candidatus Aminicenantes bacterium and includes:
- a CDS encoding iron-containing alcohol dehydrogenase, translating into MHAFEFDMTTRVVFGEGAVAKVGGIAATFGKKALLVTYDEDFVKKVGFYQKVAESCKAAGVTLVSAFGVKSNPTVEHAAGVIALARKEKPDVIIALGGGSAIDEAKFIGIAAGYAGDPWDFATGKAPITTTLPVIAVVTIPATSSELNGTSVMSYEKIQRKDGFANPVMRPKYAVLDPELTWSIPVKQTAYSAADIVSHLLESYLGHGLDWAPVQDHYCQGGIRTIMECMDRLLADPKDKEARAQMMWTASYAWNGFYPCGLGPADATIHVLGHSLSNFYDTPHGAAMSVTIPATMRYFLTTKTKRLAGIAREVFAVREADDMAAAKAGVAAIVAWFKKIGTPTTLAEAGIPADAIAKLAPDALKTAQAWGLGELYTLDTCVKMFELCR